The Bernardetia sp. genome has a window encoding:
- a CDS encoding peptidyl-prolyl cis-trans isomerase, producing the protein MKYKTIAISIFTINKIFLLSLFFSIVLLHSACQEEDTEKELEGIPVAQVGENYLYKEEITELLPPNYSKEDSTNIVKRYVNNWIERRLLLKEAESKSGIDQKELQERLEDYKYQLLVHAYKQNYVNEYLDTLVTDPQISDYYEKNKANFELKQPIVKAYFVKVKLNTPSSQLDDLRKWMRSDLEQNSEETEKLKSYSYGFAASYFLQDDKWLPMSELVANTPFDRNLLLQKGKFAESEDKEYYYFLKINDFKIQDQVAPLEYVRSQIISVILNKRKVELQEELENEVMERANENQDYKIFTE; encoded by the coding sequence ATGAAGTATAAGACAATAGCCATCAGTATTTTCACAATAAATAAAATATTCTTATTATCGTTATTCTTTTCTATCGTGCTACTGCATAGTGCGTGTCAGGAAGAAGATACAGAAAAAGAGCTAGAAGGAATTCCTGTCGCACAAGTAGGAGAAAATTATTTGTATAAAGAGGAAATAACAGAACTTTTGCCTCCCAATTATAGCAAAGAAGACAGTACAAATATTGTTAAGAGGTATGTAAATAACTGGATAGAAAGAAGACTTCTTTTGAAAGAAGCCGAATCTAAAAGTGGAATAGACCAAAAAGAATTACAAGAACGCCTAGAAGATTACAAATATCAACTGTTAGTACATGCTTACAAACAAAACTATGTCAATGAATATTTGGATACGTTAGTTACCGACCCACAGATAAGCGATTATTACGAAAAAAACAAGGCAAACTTTGAGCTCAAACAGCCGATTGTGAAAGCTTACTTTGTGAAAGTAAAATTAAATACGCCATCCTCTCAATTAGACGACTTACGAAAATGGATGCGTTCAGATTTAGAGCAAAATTCAGAAGAAACAGAAAAGTTAAAGTCATATAGTTATGGCTTTGCTGCAAGTTATTTTCTACAAGATGACAAATGGCTACCAATGTCAGAATTAGTGGCAAATACGCCTTTTGATAGAAATTTACTTCTTCAAAAAGGAAAGTTTGCTGAAAGTGAAGACAAAGAATATTACTATTTCTTGAAAATAAATGACTTCAAAATTCAAGACCAAGTCGCACCATTAGAATATGTTAGAAGTCAAATTATTAGTGTTATTCTCAATAAAAGAAAGGTA